The genomic window CCAACGCGAGGCGATACACGCCTCCCTGAGCGGAACATCGGCGAGGGAAAGCAATAGTTTAGGAGTGAGATTACCTGCGGATGCGAGAGCGAAGATTCTGAAATGGCACGCACGACTAAAGCAGTCCTGCAATTTGCCGATGGACAGGAAGTAAATTCGGGGTTCGGCGAGCGCCTAAAAGCAAGCGAGAAGTTCGCAGAACATTCTTGAGAAAAGACTCATCGCTTCGAAAAGAGACTCAGGAGAACCGAACGAAAAATTCAACGGAGAAGGTGGCTCACAATGCCCATTGGAATCCTGAACAATATTGCGTCTCTCTCGTCGGAAAATAATCTGACGATAACCAACAACGCGTTGAACAATGTACTGTTGCAACTGTCCTCCGGGTCGCGCATCAATAGCGGCGCCGACGACGCCGCGGGTCTTGCGATCGCAAATGGATTGCAGGCCAACATTAGCGCTCTTTCACAATCGGCCAATAACGCCAATGACGGAATCGGCGCCCTGCAAGTGGCCGACGGATCGCTGGCACAGGTGTCCACGTTATTGAACCGCGCCGTTACCCTGGCTACGGAGTCGGCCAACGGAACCATATCCACTCAGCAGCGGCAGGCGCTCGATGCTGAGTATCAGCAGATTCAGACTGAAATCAATCGGATCGGGTCCAACACCAACTTCAACGGAACCCAGGTGTTTACTTCGAATCCGACCTCGATCTACATCAGCGATGGCACCGGCAACACATCCCAGGCGAGCAACTTCATCACCGCCAACGTCGGAGCATTGACCGCGCAAGGGCTATTGGGTACGGGCGCGGGCGCGACGCTGGCCGCCAACGGCGCGGTGACGGCTGGCGACAACATCACGATTGGGGGAACGACCTACACGTTCGAATCCGCGGCCACTCTGGCGGCCGCTCCCACCGGAGCCACGCAGACCGCAGTTGCAGTAGCAATCGACGGAAGTTCCGATCCGGTGACCGCGCTGCAAAATACGTTGGCCAATTTGGCGGCGGCCGTGAATGGCGGCACCGGCGCCGGGACGCTCTATCAGGCCGATGCTACCCTGTCGGGTCCTAACTCGAACCCCGACGCAACCGCAGCCGCTTCGGGCAACAGCGTCACTTTTACCGCGACGGCGGCCGGCCAAGCTCTGGGCGGTGCAAACATCGCGAGTACAGTAGGGAGGGGCGCCGAATTTGCCTTCGTGCAGACTGGCGGCACGACCTTCACGACCGGCACGACATCGGATCTGTTGACTGCGACGGATGCCCAGGCCGCATTAGAGTCCATTAACACGGCGATTCAGACCGTGGCCTCAACTCGCGGCCAGATTGGCGCGGTCGTCAACCGCTTGCAGAGCGCCAGCAATGTGATCAGCAACCAGGTCACGAACCTGACTTCGGCAGAGAACACGATCACCGCTGCGGACATTCCGACCGCGGTGGCGAACTTGACGAAGTACTCGATTCTGGAACAAACCGGCATTTCGGCTCTGGCCCAGGCCAACCAGCAGCAGCAACTGGTTTTAAAGCTGTTGCAATAACTTAAAACTCAGGGGGGCGGCAACCGGCTCCCCTGCATTTTCTCTTTACGTTTCTCTGACGCACGTTCTCCGGAAGGGAGCTCGCTATGAGCATCAATCCGGTACCAGCAGTCGGGCCCGCGGCAGACGGGCCATCGGCGGGCAGCGGGCATCGTGCAGTGCCATCGCCTTCGGCAGCGGAGAGGACGGCATCTGCCCTGGATTCGGGAGTTTCGCCGAAAGCAGAAGCTATCCGAGCGGGGAATGTTTCGGCCCCGCCCGCAGAGCCGCAAGATGAAGTTCAAGTGCAGCGGGACAGTGAGACCAACGGCGAAATCGTGATCCGGTACCTGGACCGATCCGGCGACGTGATTTTGCAGGTTCCGAGTTCCCAAATGTTAGCTCTAACCCGCGCCATCGATCAGAACCTGCAACAAGAGGCCAAAGTGCGGGCGACGGCGAGCGATTCGCCGACGGCGGACAAAGGAGACGACACGTATGGGGATTAGCTTAAGTCCGGCCACTTTGTTAAACGGACAGGGAATCGACGTATCCTCCCTGGTGCAACAGGTCATCAGCGAAACCAGCGGCCAGCTCACCGGATGGCAGAATGAGTTGGCGACGCTACAGTCGCAGTCCAGCGATCTGACGATCGTGAACGGCGATCTTAGCAATCTGCAAACAGCCGTACAGGCTTTGTCGGACCCTTTGGGTGTGCTAACAACGCTAACGGCAACGTCTTCCGATAGCGGGGTGTTGACAGCAACCACCACTTCGGCCGCCACTGCGGGAACGCATCAGATTGTGGTCGACAATCTGGCGACTCCGGGGTTGGTTTACAGCAATGACTTTGCCGGCGGGGCTGCTGCGTCGATTTTGCCGAGCGGAGCGAGCAGCGGAGAAATCGATTTGCAGATCGGCGGCAGTGGCGGCACGACCCAGGCCATCAACATTACCGCGGGCAGCAATGACACGCTCAACACGCTGGCCACCTACATCAACGCGCAAAACTGGGGAGTCCAGGCCAGCGTGGTGACGGATGCCAACGGCGCCACACTTGCGTTAGTCAGCCAATCCACGGGCAGCGCCGGAGCATTGGCCATCACCAGCAACAATACCAGCCTGAATTTCAATGCGCCTTCGGGCGGCGCGA from Candidatus Sulfotelmatobacter sp. includes these protein-coding regions:
- a CDS encoding flagellin is translated as MPIGILNNIASLSSENNLTITNNALNNVLLQLSSGSRINSGADDAAGLAIANGLQANISALSQSANNANDGIGALQVADGSLAQVSTLLNRAVTLATESANGTISTQQRQALDAEYQQIQTEINRIGSNTNFNGTQVFTSNPTSIYISDGTGNTSQASNFITANVGALTAQGLLGTGAGATLAANGAVTAGDNITIGGTTYTFESAATLAAAPTGATQTAVAVAIDGSSDPVTALQNTLANLAAAVNGGTGAGTLYQADATLSGPNSNPDATAAASGNSVTFTATAAGQALGGANIASTVGRGAEFAFVQTGGTTFTTGTTSDLLTATDAQAALESINTAIQTVASTRGQIGAVVNRLQSASNVISNQVTNLTSAENTITAADIPTAVANLTKYSILEQTGISALAQANQQQQLVLKLLQ